The region GAAGCGCCTGGTGGTACGCGGACTCAAGTTCGACGAAAGAGCCTTGGATCAAGAACGCGCAGGCCATGATGCCGCCAGGCGCAAGCGCCTCGCCCCACATGCGCAGCGTGCCGGTCGGATTGCTGAACCACTGGGCGACGCAGCTGCACGCGACCAGATCGGCTCCGCGCACGAGGCAGGCCGGGTCCTCGGCGTCTCCCACGACGAAACGGGCACGGTCGAGGCCGTTCCAGCGCTTGCGGCAGGCCTCGGCCATGCCCTCCGCCAGATCAAGCCCCACCAGCGATGCCTTCGGGTAGCGTTCCAGCAGCAGCGCACTGAGCAGGCCCGTGCCGCAACCCAGGTCAACCATGAGCGCGGGCTCTCGGCGATCCATGCGGTGTGCCAGGCCCGAGGCGATCTCGGCTTGTGCCGTGGCCCAGGCATCATAGTGTTTCGCGGCACCGGAGAAGTTGCGCGCGAGGGCGCTTTTTTTGACGGCCTGATTGCTCATGCCGTGAAGTTCCGGATGAGTCGGGCCAGATCAAGCGGCGCGGTGAAGGGAAGCGCATGGCCGCGATGCTCCAGGATTTCCAGGCTCGCGCCGGGCGCTTGCTCCGCCAATGCCCGAGCACTCTCGACAGGGATGATCGCATCGCGCTCGCCATGGACGAGCAGCGTCGGCACGGCAAGCGTCGCGGACTGGGCGCGCATATCCAGCCTGGCCAAGGCGTCCAGCCCCAGGGTCAATTCGGTGGCCGGGAACTGTCGCGCTTGATCCAGATAGTGCGCTCGAAGCGCTTCGTCGCCATCGGGCGCGAGGCACGCCCCGGCGAAGTCGGAAAGGACCCGCTCTGGATCTCGTGACAGACGTGCTCGCATGGTCCGCAGGGCGCGAGGGTCCGCGCCGGGATAGCCATGGTCGGCGCACATGCGGGCCGTGCCGGATACAAGCACCAGGCCGCGCAGAAGAGCGGGCGACTTCAGCGCCGTGCGCAGCGCGAGGAGCGCTCCCAGCGACCAGCCCACCAGCAGCCAGGGCTCGGAGCGGTTCGACAGGGCTGCCGCTATCGCGGATTCGTCGCGCAGAGCCTCGACCCAGCTAAAGACATGCGTGCAGGAGTCGGGCAATTCGTCGCGGACGCCATCCCAGGCCTGCCCGGTCGCGCCCCAGCCGGGAATGAACAGAATGGGCGGTTTCT is a window of Desulfocurvibacter africanus subsp. africanus DSM 2603 DNA encoding:
- a CDS encoding methyltransferase domain-containing protein — translated: MSNQAVKKSALARNFSGAAKHYDAWATAQAEIASGLAHRMDRREPALMVDLGCGTGLLSALLLERYPKASLVGLDLAEGMAEACRKRWNGLDRARFVVGDAEDPACLVRGADLVACSCVAQWFSNPTGTLRMWGEALAPGGIMACAFLIQGSFVELESAYHQALQARFQGLRLWKAETAHDIGKAAGLRVLHCEEESILAGYDSARAALRSYKHIGAVFQGQPGHRPLGPAQMRRLLACYEQQADSQGRVTVTHRVQYFIAEKPR
- a CDS encoding alpha/beta fold hydrolase, coding for MTEKPPILFIPGWGATGQAWDGVRDELPDSCTHVFSWVEALRDESAIAAALSNRSEPWLLVGWSLGALLALRTALKSPALLRGLVLVSGTARMCADHGYPGADPRALRTMRARLSRDPERVLSDFAGACLAPDGDEALRAHYLDQARQFPATELTLGLDALARLDMRAQSATLAVPTLLVHGERDAIIPVESARALAEQAPGASLEILEHRGHALPFTAPLDLARLIRNFTA